From a region of the Mucilaginibacter auburnensis genome:
- a CDS encoding two-component regulator propeller domain-containing protein, with product MLKTRASHLILWLGLLIGFKVAHAQTDINFIALTAKEGLPSNTVNAIIKDRHGLMWFGTSNGLSKFDGSNFTVYRHEVGNENSLSTNEVVALYEDKQGRLWVGSSGGGISYYDRKTDRFVTLKPSHPSQKVQNISARSFYEDDKGNLWIGTYGNLFIVNLKTFQISSKRIRNKKVDEPGSFVVLAIFEDSLHRLWLGTNQGLFLYNRNADKFEVFLHNNADAYSISDNAIKTITEDTNGNLWFGTQNGLNKWLSYGKFKVYSAEGNSNRSIRNNVIFAVCSDSYGKLWVGTENGVDIYNPATDVFEHYVNDPRDKFSMLSNSTRAIYIDPAGIYWVGTYRGGVVKYDKILALFDHKLSNPFDPQGLNAPIVNSFAEYKDGKVFIGTDGGGLSLFDKKTRLFKRFILQSKVTGKPANVVLCLHMDHLGKLWVGTYTDGLFQLDPATGSYRQFIADGTANSISSNDVSTVMQDGKGKIWIGTIGAGVSIYDPATNKFNQFNKNGPTAFSPVSPLNDFINTIAKGPNGDIWIASNGTGIAVYHPADRSVIIYDKLKNNLSDDIVQSVLIAKDHTAWVGTNQGLSYLDNKTRKFITYTEKNGLANASIKAIVEDDRGILWLSTDQGISSFDRKQKKFRNFNSENGVQQASFLRSSGLRTSHGDIYFGGEEGFNFFNPAQLPDVVLPNRVLLTDLKVNNVTIVPGEKSPLKEQIATSKEIRLKYGQNFSIGYVALDYTAPMQNQYAYKLEGFDDDWNLVNRNRVANYTNIDPGTYLFKVKTNNTNKDEDAAVTTIEIIVSPPFWRSTFAYILYAASIAGGLFYIRRRGIRKLKLQFAREQEELRVEQLIESERREAARVHELDREKIQFLTNLSHEFRTPISLIAAPVEKLIGQKLSNDINEDLGVINRNIRRLLNLVNQLLDFRKMEEHQLKLDLKADDVVAFIHDTADSFRDIAARKNISLEIKSSRPNWHAFFDHDKLERIIFNLLSNAFKFTLSGGSVSIITDVNENAITPYITITVADTGVGVPEADLDNIFNRFYQSQQPSYILNQGTGIGLSIIKEFVELQDGTITAKLLPERGMQFIVELPLEPIQEVTEQITTVYQEMVEADPFDEPVDDTAINTDQTTKVLLVEDNDEFRQYLAGHLSKYYQIIEAANGKEGWQKALSTHPQLVVSDISMPEMNGVELSKKLKGDKRTRHIPVILLTAIIGEEEQLKGLNAGANDYLTKPFNFQILHARISNLLELNKSLKDTYSKQIHMVAEQPAETESADVKLLNSLMAFMESRMSDSNLSVEDLSKHAGMSRGSLYYKLIELTGLTPIEYMRSVKLEKAAALLTSSDYNVAQIAYMTGFGTPSYFSRMFKGKYGVLPSEYLNDKRGKQ from the coding sequence ATGTTAAAAACGCGGGCGAGCCATTTAATTTTATGGCTGGGTTTGCTTATTGGGTTTAAAGTTGCGCATGCGCAAACCGATATAAACTTTATTGCGCTTACTGCCAAAGAAGGGCTGCCATCTAACACGGTCAACGCCATTATAAAAGACAGGCATGGCCTGATGTGGTTCGGTACAAGTAACGGGTTAAGCAAATTTGACGGAAGTAACTTTACAGTTTACCGGCATGAAGTTGGCAATGAAAACAGCCTTTCAACCAATGAGGTTGTAGCCTTGTACGAAGACAAGCAAGGCAGATTATGGGTGGGCAGCAGTGGCGGAGGAATAAGTTATTACGATAGGAAAACAGATAGGTTTGTTACCCTTAAGCCAAGCCACCCTTCTCAAAAGGTTCAAAACATTTCTGCACGATCTTTTTACGAAGATGATAAGGGCAATTTGTGGATAGGCACGTACGGCAACCTGTTTATTGTTAATCTTAAAACATTTCAAATAAGCAGCAAAAGGATCAGAAATAAAAAAGTTGATGAACCGGGATCATTTGTTGTGCTGGCAATTTTTGAAGATAGTCTGCATCGCCTTTGGCTAGGCACCAACCAGGGTTTATTTTTGTACAACAGGAATGCAGACAAATTTGAAGTGTTTTTACATAACAATGCTGATGCCTATAGCATTAGCGATAACGCCATAAAAACCATTACAGAAGACACCAACGGAAACTTATGGTTCGGTACACAAAACGGATTAAACAAATGGTTATCCTACGGAAAATTTAAGGTATACAGCGCAGAAGGCAATAGCAACCGAAGTATCCGCAATAATGTAATTTTTGCAGTTTGCTCTGATAGCTACGGAAAACTTTGGGTGGGAACCGAAAATGGCGTAGATATTTATAATCCGGCTACCGATGTTTTTGAGCATTACGTGAACGATCCGCGGGATAAATTTAGCATGCTCAGCAATTCAACACGTGCTATCTATATTGATCCGGCAGGCATTTATTGGGTAGGTACTTACAGGGGTGGTGTTGTAAAGTATGATAAAATTTTAGCACTGTTTGATCATAAACTAAGCAATCCATTTGATCCGCAAGGATTGAACGCGCCAATTGTTAACAGCTTCGCAGAATATAAAGATGGCAAGGTATTCATTGGTACCGACGGTGGCGGGCTTTCACTGTTTGATAAAAAAACGCGGCTGTTCAAGCGTTTTATTTTGCAAAGTAAGGTTACAGGCAAACCCGCAAACGTTGTGTTGTGCTTACATATGGACCATCTGGGTAAGTTATGGGTCGGTACATATACCGACGGACTTTTTCAATTGGATCCGGCAACAGGAAGTTACAGGCAGTTTATAGCTGATGGCACTGCCAATTCTATTTCCAGCAATGATGTATCAACCGTTATGCAAGACGGAAAAGGTAAAATATGGATAGGCACTATTGGAGCGGGTGTAAGTATTTATGATCCGGCGACAAATAAATTTAACCAATTTAACAAAAATGGGCCAACTGCTTTTTCTCCCGTATCGCCTTTAAATGACTTTATCAATACCATAGCCAAGGGGCCTAACGGCGATATCTGGATAGCATCAAACGGTACTGGTATTGCAGTATATCATCCTGCTGACAGGTCAGTAATTATATATGACAAGCTAAAGAACAACCTTTCTGACGACATTGTACAAAGTGTTTTAATAGCCAAAGACCATACTGCCTGGGTAGGCACCAACCAAGGGCTAAGCTACTTAGATAATAAAACAAGAAAGTTCATCACCTACACTGAAAAAAACGGTTTGGCCAACGCGAGTATTAAAGCCATAGTTGAAGACGACCGCGGAATTTTGTGGCTTAGCACGGATCAAGGCATTAGTTCTTTTGACCGAAAGCAAAAAAAATTCAGAAATTTCAATAGCGAGAACGGTGTTCAACAAGCTTCTTTTTTGCGCAGTTCCGGCTTAAGAACTTCACATGGCGATATATATTTTGGTGGAGAAGAAGGGTTCAATTTTTTTAATCCCGCCCAACTACCCGATGTTGTACTTCCCAATCGCGTGTTATTAACCGACCTTAAAGTAAACAACGTAACCATTGTACCGGGAGAAAAATCACCTTTAAAGGAACAAATTGCTACCAGTAAAGAGATTCGCCTTAAATACGGTCAAAATTTTTCTATAGGTTATGTAGCGCTTGATTACACTGCGCCAATGCAGAACCAATACGCATATAAGTTAGAAGGTTTTGATGATGATTGGAACCTTGTTAACAGAAACAGGGTGGCCAACTATACCAACATTGATCCAGGTACCTATCTGTTTAAAGTTAAAACGAATAATACAAACAAGGATGAAGACGCGGCGGTAACAACAATAGAAATAATTGTATCGCCACCATTTTGGCGCAGTACTTTTGCCTATATTCTTTACGCGGCATCCATTGCAGGCGGTCTTTTTTACATTCGCAGACGTGGTATCCGAAAGCTCAAACTACAATTTGCGCGCGAACAGGAAGAGTTGAGGGTTGAACAGCTCATAGAATCGGAAAGAAGGGAAGCTGCACGTGTACATGAATTAGACAGAGAAAAAATACAGTTCCTTACTAATTTAAGTCATGAGTTTAGAACACCTATATCGCTTATAGCTGCTCCGGTTGAAAAACTGATAGGGCAAAAGTTAAGTAATGACATTAATGAAGATCTGGGTGTTATAAATCGCAATATAAGGCGTTTGCTTAACCTTGTAAATCAGCTGCTTGATTTCAGAAAAATGGAGGAGCACCAGCTAAAACTTGACCTGAAGGCTGATGATGTTGTAGCGTTCATTCATGATACCGCCGATTCGTTCAGGGATATTGCTGCAAGGAAAAATATTTCCTTAGAAATCAAGAGTTCAAGGCCCAACTGGCATGCGTTTTTTGATCACGACAAGTTAGAACGCATAATTTTTAATCTTCTGTCCAACGCGTTTAAATTTACGCTTTCCGGAGGCTCTGTAAGCATTATTACCGACGTTAATGAGAATGCTATTACACCTTACATTACTATAACCGTTGCGGATACCGGCGTAGGCGTTCCTGAAGCTGACCTGGATAACATTTTTAATCGTTTTTATCAGTCCCAACAGCCTTCGTACATCCTAAATCAGGGTACAGGAATTGGTTTATCTATTATTAAGGAGTTTGTTGAATTACAGGATGGTACAATTACCGCCAAATTGTTGCCTGAAAGAGGAATGCAATTTATAGTGGAGCTACCTTTGGAGCCTATACAGGAAGTAACTGAACAGATAACTACAGTATACCAGGAAATGGTAGAAGCAGATCCTTTTGATGAGCCGGTTGACGACACAGCAATCAATACCGACCAAACTACAAAAGTGTTATTGGTGGAGGACAATGATGAATTCAGGCAATACCTGGCGGGGCATTTAAGCAAATACTACCAGATAATTGAAGCCGCTAACGGAAAGGAAGGTTGGCAAAAGGCGCTCTCTACGCATCCGCAATTGGTAGTAAGTGATATTAGCATGCCTGAAATGAATGGCGTTGAGCTCAGCAAGAAACTTAAAGGTGATAAACGTACGCGCCACATTCCTGTTATTTTGCTTACAGCTATAATTGGTGAAGAGGAACAGTTAAAGGGGCTTAATGCAGGTGCTAACGATTACCTTACCAAGCCTTTTAACTTCCAGATATTACATGCACGTATAAGCAACTTACTGGAACTGAATAAGAGTTTAAAGGATACTTACTCCAAACAGATACACATGGTTGCTGAGCAGCCTGCCGAAACAGAATCTGCAGATGTAAAATTACTTAACTCGTTGATGGCATTTATGGAGTCGCGGATGAGTGATTCCAATCTTTCTGTTGAAGATTTAAGCAAGCATGCCGGTATGAGCCGGGGCTCGCTTTACTATAAGCTGATAGAATTGACGGGGCTCACCCCAATTGAATATATGCGATCTGTTAAGTTGGAAAAGGCAGCAGCGCTACTAACAAGCAGTGATTACAATGTAGCGCAAATAGCATACATGACCGGCTTTGGCACCCCAAGCTACTTTTCACGCATGTTTAAAGGCAAATATGGTGTATTGCCATCGGAATATTTGAATGACAAGCGAGGAAAGCAATAA
- a CDS encoding ribulokinase, with product MELDKYVIGVDYGTDSVRAIIVNAANGKEMASSVHYYQRWQKAMFCDAPNNVFRQHPLDYLEGLEITIKDAINKAGGKAIADNVRGISVDTTGSTPIAVDEKGTPLALKPEFENNPNAMFILWKDHTAIKEAAEINEHATKFDVNYLKYVGGIYSSEWFWAKLLHIIRVDEKVRKATYSWVEHCDWIPFVLTGGNDASQIKRSRCAAGHKALWAEEFGGLPPDEFFSTLDPLLAGFASRLFRDTYTSDIAAGTIGAEWAAKLGLPADVKIGVGAFDAHMGAVGGQIEPYYLSKVMGTSTCDILVAPNAEMKDKLVAGICGQVDGSVIPGMAGLEAGQSAFGDTYAWFKNVLSWPINNLLTKSKVIDEGTAEALKNEIFEEIIPELSRQAAMLPIEETNELAIDWFNGRRTPDADQSLKGAVIGLNLGTDAPRFFRAIAEATCFGAKSIVERMIDEGVPVKGLIGIGGVAKKSSFIMQMMADIIGMPIKIHQHVHTCALGAAMFASVVAELHNNVEEAMAAMGGGFDVVYEPNPELSAVYAKRYEQYKGLGEFITFRTRQLEKSVNA from the coding sequence ATGGAATTGGATAAATATGTAATTGGTGTTGATTATGGCACCGATTCTGTACGCGCTATTATTGTTAATGCCGCTAACGGAAAAGAAATGGCATCGTCGGTACATTATTACCAACGCTGGCAAAAGGCTATGTTTTGCGATGCGCCTAACAACGTTTTCAGGCAGCATCCGCTTGATTATCTGGAAGGATTAGAGATAACCATTAAAGACGCCATTAACAAAGCAGGGGGTAAAGCCATTGCCGATAATGTGCGCGGTATATCTGTTGATACAACCGGATCAACTCCAATAGCCGTTGATGAAAAGGGTACTCCGTTGGCCTTAAAGCCTGAGTTTGAAAACAACCCTAACGCGATGTTTATTTTATGGAAAGACCATACAGCTATTAAAGAAGCGGCTGAGATAAATGAGCATGCAACCAAATTTGATGTTAATTACTTAAAATATGTTGGCGGTATCTACTCGTCTGAGTGGTTTTGGGCCAAGTTACTGCACATCATTCGTGTTGACGAGAAAGTGCGCAAGGCAACATATTCTTGGGTAGAGCATTGTGATTGGATCCCATTCGTGTTAACAGGTGGTAATGACGCATCTCAAATAAAAAGAAGCAGATGCGCTGCAGGCCATAAAGCACTTTGGGCCGAAGAGTTTGGCGGTTTACCTCCTGATGAGTTCTTCTCAACTTTAGATCCGTTGCTTGCTGGTTTTGCTTCGCGTTTGTTCAGAGACACTTATACTTCTGATATTGCCGCAGGCACCATTGGCGCTGAATGGGCTGCAAAATTAGGCTTACCGGCAGATGTGAAAATTGGCGTTGGCGCTTTCGATGCACACATGGGCGCCGTTGGCGGTCAGATTGAGCCTTACTACCTGAGCAAGGTAATGGGTACATCAACCTGCGATATTTTAGTAGCTCCAAATGCCGAAATGAAAGACAAACTTGTTGCAGGTATTTGCGGACAGGTTGATGGTTCTGTTATTCCGGGCATGGCTGGTTTAGAGGCAGGCCAGTCTGCTTTTGGCGATACTTATGCCTGGTTCAAAAACGTATTGTCTTGGCCAATAAACAATTTGTTGACCAAATCAAAGGTTATTGATGAGGGCACTGCTGAAGCTTTAAAGAACGAAATTTTTGAAGAGATAATCCCCGAGCTAAGTCGTCAGGCTGCTATGCTTCCGATAGAAGAGACGAATGAACTGGCTATCGACTGGTTTAATGGTCGCCGTACGCCTGATGCTGATCAATCACTTAAAGGTGCGGTTATCGGCTTAAATTTAGGTACAGATGCGCCACGTTTCTTCCGTGCCATTGCTGAGGCTACCTGCTTCGGTGCAAAAAGCATTGTTGAGCGTATGATTGATGAGGGTGTACCGGTTAAAGGTTTGATAGGTATTGGTGGGGTAGCTAAAAAATCATCATTTATTATGCAAATGATGGCCGACATTATAGGTATGCCTATTAAGATACATCAGCACGTACATACCTGTGCTTTAGGTGCAGCTATGTTTGCATCGGTAGTTGCAGAACTGCACAACAATGTAGAAGAAGCAATGGCGGCTATGGGCGGTGGTTTTGATGTGGTTTACGAACCAAACCCCGAACTTAGCGCAGTTTATGCTAAACGCTATGAGCAATATAAAGGCCTTGGCGAATTTATTACCTTCCGTACCAGGCAACTGGAAAAATCTGTTAACGCATGA
- a CDS encoding L-ribulose-5-phosphate 4-epimerase — MSKYQHIKDEAYAANMQLPKLGLVLFTFGNVSAVDRSLGVFAIKPSGVPYEDLTPDSMVIVDFDANTVEGNLRPSSDTKTHAVLYKHWDSIGGVVHTHSTYGTSWAQAQRDIPIFGTTHADHLTTDIPCAPPMDDAMIKGNYEYETGFQIMNHFNKFNLDYKEVEMILVGNHAPFTWGKTAAKAVYNSAVLECVAQMAYLTEQINPQAPRLKDTLINKHFQRKHGPDSYYGQS, encoded by the coding sequence ATGAGTAAGTATCAGCATATAAAAGACGAGGCTTACGCAGCTAACATGCAGCTTCCAAAATTGGGTTTGGTGTTATTTACGTTTGGTAACGTAAGCGCGGTTGACAGAAGCTTAGGCGTATTTGCTATCAAACCAAGCGGTGTGCCGTACGAAGATCTGACACCAGACAGTATGGTGATTGTTGACTTTGATGCCAATACTGTTGAAGGTAACTTACGTCCGTCATCTGATACCAAAACACATGCTGTACTATACAAGCATTGGGATAGCATTGGTGGAGTAGTACATACGCACTCAACCTATGGTACCTCATGGGCACAGGCACAGCGTGATATACCAATTTTTGGTACCACACATGCCGACCACCTGACTACCGATATTCCGTGCGCGCCGCCAATGGACGATGCCATGATAAAAGGTAACTATGAGTATGAAACCGGTTTTCAGATCATGAACCACTTTAACAAATTCAATTTGGATTATAAAGAGGTAGAAATGATACTGGTAGGTAACCATGCGCCATTTACCTGGGGTAAAACAGCTGCCAAAGCCGTTTACAACAGTGCCGTTTTAGAATGCGTTGCGCAAATGGCTTACTTAACTGAGCAGATCAATCCCCAGGCACCACGTTTAAAAGATACGTTGATCAACAAACACTTTCAGCGTAAACATGGTCCGGATTCATACTACGGCCAAAGCTAA
- the araA gene encoding L-arabinose isomerase yields MIDLKKSEIWFITGSQHLYGEETLRQVAVHSQEIAAGLNNAGQIPVTVVYKPIVKSTEEIYDTIAEANNAENCIGIVTWMHTFSPAKMWIRGLSILKKPLLHLHTQFNRDIPWNSIDMDFMNLNQSAHGDREFGFMVSRMRLERKVVVGHWQETEVAEQIGAWSRAAAAWHDWQGAKFVRFGDNMRYVAVTDGDKVEAELQFGFSVNTYGIGDLVAVINEVTEAEISTLLDEYEATYNMDASLRKGGEKHQSVYDAAKIELGLRKFLEAGNYKGFSDTFEDLHGMIQLPGIAAQRLMEAGYGFAGEGDWKTAALVRACKVMGSGLPGGNAFMEDYTYHFDPNNALVLGSHMLEVDSSLASGKATLEVHPLGIGGKADPARLVFNVAGGPALNASLIDMGNRFRLLINEVEAVEPTNDLPNLPVARVLWKPLPDMKTGCAAWIYAGGAHHTAYSQNLTAEHLYDFASIAGVEFIRIGKDTRIDQLRNELKWNDRFYK; encoded by the coding sequence ATGATCGACTTAAAAAAATCAGAGATCTGGTTCATCACCGGAAGCCAGCACCTTTACGGCGAAGAAACGCTTCGTCAGGTTGCGGTACACTCGCAAGAAATTGCTGCAGGTTTAAACAATGCCGGCCAGATACCGGTAACTGTTGTTTACAAACCTATTGTTAAAAGCACCGAAGAAATATACGATACCATTGCTGAAGCTAACAATGCTGAAAACTGTATTGGTATAGTTACCTGGATGCACACTTTTTCGCCTGCTAAAATGTGGATACGTGGTTTAAGCATCCTGAAAAAACCGTTATTGCACCTGCACACCCAGTTTAACCGCGATATTCCATGGAACTCTATTGATATGGATTTCATGAACCTGAACCAAAGTGCCCACGGCGACCGTGAGTTTGGTTTCATGGTATCGCGTATGCGTTTAGAGCGTAAAGTGGTTGTTGGCCACTGGCAAGAAACTGAAGTTGCTGAGCAAATTGGTGCTTGGTCTCGCGCTGCTGCTGCATGGCACGATTGGCAAGGCGCTAAATTTGTTCGTTTTGGCGATAACATGCGTTATGTTGCTGTTACCGATGGTGATAAAGTTGAAGCCGAATTACAGTTTGGTTTCTCTGTAAACACATATGGTATTGGTGATCTGGTAGCTGTTATTAATGAGGTTACTGAAGCTGAAATTAGCACCTTATTAGACGAATACGAAGCAACTTACAACATGGATGCTTCATTGCGCAAAGGCGGAGAGAAACACCAGTCGGTTTATGATGCTGCTAAAATTGAATTAGGCTTACGCAAATTCTTAGAGGCCGGAAATTACAAAGGTTTCAGCGATACTTTTGAAGATCTGCATGGCATGATCCAGTTACCAGGTATTGCTGCTCAGCGTTTAATGGAAGCAGGTTACGGTTTTGCCGGTGAAGGCGACTGGAAAACAGCTGCATTAGTTCGTGCTTGTAAAGTAATGGGTAGCGGCCTGCCGGGTGGTAACGCCTTTATGGAAGATTACACTTACCATTTTGATCCAAACAACGCTTTGGTATTAGGCTCGCACATGCTGGAAGTTGACTCATCATTAGCCAGCGGTAAAGCTACTTTAGAGGTTCATCCTTTAGGTATTGGCGGCAAAGCTGATCCTGCACGTTTAGTATTTAACGTAGCGGGTGGCCCTGCGCTTAACGCGTCATTAATTGATATGGGTAACCGTTTCCGTTTACTAATTAATGAGGTGGAAGCTGTTGAGCCAACTAATGATCTGCCTAACTTACCGGTAGCGCGCGTATTATGGAAACCACTTCCTGATATGAAAACAGGTTGCGCTGCATGGATCTATGCAGGTGGTGCACACCATACTGCTTACAGCCAGAACTTAACTGCTGAACATTTGTATGATTTTGCTTCAATTGCAGGTGTTGAGTTTATCCGTATTGGTAAAGATACTCGCATTGATCAGTTACGTAACGAACTAAAATGGAACGACAGGTTCTATAAATAA
- a CDS encoding NUDIX hydrolase translates to MQKYFHQTRLLLAVDCIIFGFDGEELKLLLIQRGFEPEKGNWSLMGGFVQPEESLDQAANRILKQLTGLDGVYLEQLYTFGEPNRDPKERVASVAYFALVDVSKYEKQISHDYHADWFPLKKVPELIFDQPAMVEMAQKRIRYKAALHPILFELLPEKFTIPQLQNLYESVYDTTIDKRNFSKRVLATKLLIKLNDKDKSSSKRGAYYYKLNMQNYYAKFQAFMNFIPNPDNLMA, encoded by the coding sequence ATGCAGAAATACTTTCATCAAACACGATTACTGTTAGCAGTTGACTGCATCATATTTGGATTTGATGGTGAAGAGCTTAAACTATTACTTATACAAAGAGGCTTTGAACCCGAAAAAGGTAACTGGAGCTTGATGGGCGGATTTGTTCAACCTGAGGAAAGTTTAGACCAGGCAGCCAACCGTATATTAAAGCAGCTTACCGGACTTGATGGTGTTTATCTGGAACAATTGTACACCTTTGGCGAACCCAATCGTGATCCAAAAGAGCGTGTCGCATCTGTAGCCTACTTCGCGCTGGTTGATGTTTCTAAGTATGAAAAACAGATTAGCCATGATTATCATGCAGATTGGTTTCCGCTAAAGAAAGTACCTGAGTTAATATTTGATCAGCCGGCCATGGTTGAGATGGCTCAGAAACGTATTCGCTATAAAGCCGCGCTTCATCCGATATTGTTTGAGTTATTGCCTGAGAAGTTTACCATACCGCAACTCCAAAATTTATATGAAAGCGTTTACGATACAACTATTGATAAGCGCAACTTCAGTAAACGGGTTTTAGCCACTAAGCTTTTGATAAAGCTTAATGATAAAGATAAATCCAGCTCAAAAAGGGGAGCATATTACTATAAACTTAACATGCAAAACTACTACGCCAAGTTTCAGGCTTTCATGAATTTTATACCTAATCCGGATAACCTGATGGCTTAA